The Chloroflexota bacterium genome segment TTATCAGAACATTTCGCGCGCGAAGGACCTCAAATGCAGTCCTGCGCGGATCGGCCAGACGACATTTTCCTAGCATGATTCACGCTTCTTGTGGCGCTGAGATGTTTCGCGCGCGTGGCGTGTAGTAATTCGACAGTCTTGCCTTCGCGCTCAACATGACAGTTTGCACCCCGGCGTCCAATTCGCTAAACTAGAGCGGATGAAACCCTTCGGGCCTTCACGACCCGAAGGGTTTGACGCGAATCGTGTGAAAGGGGCGTTATGAGCAGTCTTGAAAGCCTTGCGGCGTTCGCGCGCCAGATGCGGCGCGACATCGTTACCATGACGACCGAGGCCGGATCAGGTCATCCGTCGTCATCGCTCTCCACCGTCGAAATCCTGACCGCGCTGTACGCGGGCGGCGTCATGCGGCACGATCCGCAGAAGCCGGAATGGCCGGACCGCGACCGTTTCATCATGAGCAAGGGGCACGCGGCGCCGGCTCTGTATGCCGCGCTGGCTGGCACCGGCTACTTCCCGCGCGATATGCTGATGACGCTGCGCAAGATCGACTCGCCGCTGGAGGGTCACCCGAACATGAAGCGGCTGTGCGGCGTCGAGGCGTCGACCGGCTCGCTGGGGCAGGGGTTGTCGTTCGGGCTCGGAATCGCGCTGGCAGCGCGGATCGATCAGCGCGACTACCGCGTGTATGTCGTGAT includes the following:
- a CDS encoding transketolase, which translates into the protein MSSLESLAAFARQMRRDIVTMTTEAGSGHPSSSLSTVEILTALYAGGVMRHDPQKPEWPDRDRFIMSKGHAAPALYAALAGTGYFPRDMLMTLRKIDSPLEGHPNMKRLCGVEASTGSLGQGLSFGLGIALAARIDQRDYRVYVVIGDGESDEGQIWEAAMAAAKYKVGNLICIVDRNGYQQNAATAVIMPALEPLVEKWMAFDWHVQAIDGHDQSAVLAAFDAVQRVQNQPQVIIAHTIKGKGVSYLENGIAQAHYHGVPLTREQAAVALQEIG